One window of Theropithecus gelada isolate Dixy chromosome 4, Tgel_1.0, whole genome shotgun sequence genomic DNA carries:
- the ZKSCAN4 gene encoding zinc finger protein with KRAB and SCAN domains 4 isoform X3 — MLCCKMALLTQTQGSQSNQCQPVKALFKHESLGSQPLRDRVLQVPGLAQGGCCREDAMVASRLTPGSQGLLKMEDVALSLSPGWTQLDSSQVNIYRDEKQENHSSLVSLGGEIQTESRDLPPVKKLSKKEHGKICHLREDIAQNPTCAEAGEQEGRLQRKQKNAVGSKRHYCHECGKSFAQSSGLTKHRRIHTGEKPYECEDCGKTFIGSSALVIHQRVHTGEKPYECEECGKVFSHSSNLIKHQRTHTGEKPYECDDCGKTFSQSCSLLEHHKIHTGEKPYQCNMCGKTFRRNSHLLRHQRIHGDKNVQNPEHGESWERQGRTESQWENIETPMSYKCNECERSFTRNRSLIEHQKIHTGEKPYQCDTCGKGFTRTSYLVQHQRSHVGKKIISQ, encoded by the exons ATGCTCTGTTGCAAGATGGCACTGTTGACACAAACTCAAGGGTCTCAAAGTAACCAATGCCAACCAGTGAAGGCTCTGTTCAAGCATGAATCTCTGGGATCCCAGCCCTTACGAGACAGAG TTCTCCAGGTTCCTGGGCTTGCCCAGGGAGGGTGCTGCAGAGAAGATGCAATGGTAGCTTCCAGGCTCACTCCAGGGTCCCAG GGGTTGCTGAAAATGGAAGATGTGGCTCTGAGCCTCTCTCCTGGGTGGACACAGCTGGATTCATCTCAGGTGAACATCTACAGAGATGAAAAGCAGGAGAACCATAGCAGCCTGGTCTCCCTTG GTGGTGAAATACAGACTGAGAGCAGGGACTTGCCTCCAGTCAAGAAGCTTTCAAAAAAGGAGCATGGGAAGATATGCCACCTGAGGGAAGACATTGCCCAGAATCCTACATGTGCAGAAGCTGGTGAACAGGAGGGCAGGttacaaagaaagcagaaaaatgctGTAGGGAGTAAGCGACATTATTGCCATGAATGTGGAAAGAGTTTTGCTCAAAGTTCAGGCCTGACTAAACACAGGAGAATCCACACTGGCGAGAAACCATATGaatgtgaagactgtgggaagaCCTTCATTGGGAGCTCTGCCCTTGTCATTCATCAGAGAGttcacactggtgagaaaccATATGAGTGTGAAGAATGTGGTAAGGTCTTCAGTCACAGCTCAAATCTTATCAAACACCAGAGAACCCACACTGGGGAGAAGCCCTATGAGTGTGATGACTGTGGGAAGACCTTCAGCCAGAGCTGCAGCCTCCTTGAACATCACAAAATTCATACTGGGGAGAAGCCATATCAGTGCAATATGTGTGGCAAAACCTTTAGGCGGAATTCACATCTCCTGAGACATCAGAGGATTcatggtgataaaaatgttcagaATCCTGAGCATGGGGAGTCCTGGGAAAGGCAGGGTAGGACGGAAAGCCAGTGGGAAAATATTGAGACTCCCATGTCTTATAAATGTAATGAGTGTGAGAGAAGTTTCACCCGGAATAGAAGTCTTATTGAACATCAAAAAattcacactggtgagaaaccctatcAGTGTGATACATGTGGAAAAGGTTTCACTCGAACTTCATACCTTGTTCAACATCAGAGAAGCCATgtagggaaaaaaattatttcacagtgA
- the ZKSCAN4 gene encoding zinc finger protein with KRAB and SCAN domains 4 isoform X2, which translates to MCKVVPVGDQGQEMLCCKMALLTQTQGSQSNQCQPVKALFKHESLGSQPLRDRVLQVPGLAQGGCCREDAMVASRLTPGSQGLLKMEDVALSLSPGWTQLDSSQVNIYRDEKQENHSSLVSLGGEIQTESRDLPPVKKLSKKEHGKICHLREDIAQNPTCAEAGEQEGRLQRKQKNAVGSKRHYCHECGKSFAQSSGLTKHRRIHTGEKPYECEDCGKTFIGSSALVIHQRVHTGEKPYECEECGKVFSHSSNLIKHQRTHTGEKPYECDDCGKTFSQSCSLLEHHKIHTGEKPYQCNMCGKTFRRNSHLLRHQRIHGDKNVQNPEHGESWERQGRTESQWENIETPMSYKCNECERSFTRNRSLIEHQKIHTGEKPYQCDTCGKGFTRTSYLVQHQRSHVGKKIISQ; encoded by the exons ATGTGCAAAGTG GTTCCAGTTGGTGACCAAGGGCAAGAAATGCTCTGTTGCAAGATGGCACTGTTGACACAAACTCAAGGGTCTCAAAGTAACCAATGCCAACCAGTGAAGGCTCTGTTCAAGCATGAATCTCTGGGATCCCAGCCCTTACGAGACAGAG TTCTCCAGGTTCCTGGGCTTGCCCAGGGAGGGTGCTGCAGAGAAGATGCAATGGTAGCTTCCAGGCTCACTCCAGGGTCCCAG GGGTTGCTGAAAATGGAAGATGTGGCTCTGAGCCTCTCTCCTGGGTGGACACAGCTGGATTCATCTCAGGTGAACATCTACAGAGATGAAAAGCAGGAGAACCATAGCAGCCTGGTCTCCCTTG GTGGTGAAATACAGACTGAGAGCAGGGACTTGCCTCCAGTCAAGAAGCTTTCAAAAAAGGAGCATGGGAAGATATGCCACCTGAGGGAAGACATTGCCCAGAATCCTACATGTGCAGAAGCTGGTGAACAGGAGGGCAGGttacaaagaaagcagaaaaatgctGTAGGGAGTAAGCGACATTATTGCCATGAATGTGGAAAGAGTTTTGCTCAAAGTTCAGGCCTGACTAAACACAGGAGAATCCACACTGGCGAGAAACCATATGaatgtgaagactgtgggaagaCCTTCATTGGGAGCTCTGCCCTTGTCATTCATCAGAGAGttcacactggtgagaaaccATATGAGTGTGAAGAATGTGGTAAGGTCTTCAGTCACAGCTCAAATCTTATCAAACACCAGAGAACCCACACTGGGGAGAAGCCCTATGAGTGTGATGACTGTGGGAAGACCTTCAGCCAGAGCTGCAGCCTCCTTGAACATCACAAAATTCATACTGGGGAGAAGCCATATCAGTGCAATATGTGTGGCAAAACCTTTAGGCGGAATTCACATCTCCTGAGACATCAGAGGATTcatggtgataaaaatgttcagaATCCTGAGCATGGGGAGTCCTGGGAAAGGCAGGGTAGGACGGAAAGCCAGTGGGAAAATATTGAGACTCCCATGTCTTATAAATGTAATGAGTGTGAGAGAAGTTTCACCCGGAATAGAAGTCTTATTGAACATCAAAAAattcacactggtgagaaaccctatcAGTGTGATACATGTGGAAAAGGTTTCACTCGAACTTCATACCTTGTTCAACATCAGAGAAGCCATgtagggaaaaaaattatttcacagtgA
- the ZKSCAN4 gene encoding zinc finger protein with KRAB and SCAN domains 4 isoform X1, translating to MAREPRKNAALDAQSAEDQTGFLTVKVEKEEASALTAEVSASCSPALGPERSRQRFRGFRYPEAAGPREALSRLRELCRQWLQPEMHSKEQILELLVLEQFLTILPGNLQSCVREQHPESGEEVVVLLEYLERQLDEPAPQVPVGDQGQEMLCCKMALLTQTQGSQSNQCQPVKALFKHESLGSQPLRDRVLQVPGLAQGGCCREDAMVASRLTPGSQGLLKMEDVALSLSPGWTQLDSSQVNIYRDEKQENHSSLVSLGGEIQTESRDLPPVKKLSKKEHGKICHLREDIAQNPTCAEAGEQEGRLQRKQKNAVGSKRHYCHECGKSFAQSSGLTKHRRIHTGEKPYECEDCGKTFIGSSALVIHQRVHTGEKPYECEECGKVFSHSSNLIKHQRTHTGEKPYECDDCGKTFSQSCSLLEHHKIHTGEKPYQCNMCGKTFRRNSHLLRHQRIHGDKNVQNPEHGESWERQGRTESQWENIETPMSYKCNECERSFTRNRSLIEHQKIHTGEKPYQCDTCGKGFTRTSYLVQHQRSHVGKKIISQ from the exons ATGGCTAGAGAACCGAGAAAAAACGCAGCCCTGGACGCCCAGTCCGCAGAAGACCAGACGGGGTTTCTGACCGTGAAGGTAGAGAAGGAGGAAGCTTCCGCCTTGACGGCGGAGGTGAGCGCATCCTGCAGCCCTGCTCTGGGCCCCGAACGCTCCCGCCAGCGCTTCCGAGGCTTCCGCTACCCGGAGGCTGCGGGTCCCCGCGAGGCGCTGAGCCGGCTCCGAGAACTCTGCCGACAATGGCTGCAGCCTGAGATGCACAGCAAGGAGCAGATCCTGGAGCTGCTGGTGCTGGAGCAGTTCCTGACCATCCTGCCGGGGAATCTGCAGAGCTGTGTGCGGGAGCAGCATCCAGAGAGCggggaggaggtggtggtgcTATTGGAGTATTTGGAGAGGCAGCTGGATGAACCGGCGCCGCAG GTTCCAGTTGGTGACCAAGGGCAAGAAATGCTCTGTTGCAAGATGGCACTGTTGACACAAACTCAAGGGTCTCAAAGTAACCAATGCCAACCAGTGAAGGCTCTGTTCAAGCATGAATCTCTGGGATCCCAGCCCTTACGAGACAGAG TTCTCCAGGTTCCTGGGCTTGCCCAGGGAGGGTGCTGCAGAGAAGATGCAATGGTAGCTTCCAGGCTCACTCCAGGGTCCCAG GGGTTGCTGAAAATGGAAGATGTGGCTCTGAGCCTCTCTCCTGGGTGGACACAGCTGGATTCATCTCAGGTGAACATCTACAGAGATGAAAAGCAGGAGAACCATAGCAGCCTGGTCTCCCTTG GTGGTGAAATACAGACTGAGAGCAGGGACTTGCCTCCAGTCAAGAAGCTTTCAAAAAAGGAGCATGGGAAGATATGCCACCTGAGGGAAGACATTGCCCAGAATCCTACATGTGCAGAAGCTGGTGAACAGGAGGGCAGGttacaaagaaagcagaaaaatgctGTAGGGAGTAAGCGACATTATTGCCATGAATGTGGAAAGAGTTTTGCTCAAAGTTCAGGCCTGACTAAACACAGGAGAATCCACACTGGCGAGAAACCATATGaatgtgaagactgtgggaagaCCTTCATTGGGAGCTCTGCCCTTGTCATTCATCAGAGAGttcacactggtgagaaaccATATGAGTGTGAAGAATGTGGTAAGGTCTTCAGTCACAGCTCAAATCTTATCAAACACCAGAGAACCCACACTGGGGAGAAGCCCTATGAGTGTGATGACTGTGGGAAGACCTTCAGCCAGAGCTGCAGCCTCCTTGAACATCACAAAATTCATACTGGGGAGAAGCCATATCAGTGCAATATGTGTGGCAAAACCTTTAGGCGGAATTCACATCTCCTGAGACATCAGAGGATTcatggtgataaaaatgttcagaATCCTGAGCATGGGGAGTCCTGGGAAAGGCAGGGTAGGACGGAAAGCCAGTGGGAAAATATTGAGACTCCCATGTCTTATAAATGTAATGAGTGTGAGAGAAGTTTCACCCGGAATAGAAGTCTTATTGAACATCAAAAAattcacactggtgagaaaccctatcAGTGTGATACATGTGGAAAAGGTTTCACTCGAACTTCATACCTTGTTCAACATCAGAGAAGCCATgtagggaaaaaaattatttcacagtgA